Proteins co-encoded in one bacterium genomic window:
- a CDS encoding (2Fe-2S)-binding protein, whose protein sequence is MKDTVTTTKKPLLLFVNGKRYDLMVEPGARLLDVLRDECALTGTKEGCGVGECGACTVLVRGGAACSCLLFAHSFNGEEITTIEGMADELRHLHPLQEELVKAGGCQCGFCIPGMLLAAKQVLDRNPDPTEEEILTGLSGNLCRCTGYSKIIEAVQEAGRILRDSQSEVGAK, encoded by the coding sequence ATGAAGGATACGGTCACGACGACCAAGAAGCCCCTGCTGTTGTTTGTGAATGGCAAGCGTTACGATCTGATGGTGGAACCGGGTGCGCGATTGCTCGACGTGCTGCGAGACGAATGCGCGCTGACGGGAACCAAGGAAGGCTGCGGCGTCGGTGAGTGTGGCGCCTGCACGGTGCTTGTTCGTGGCGGCGCGGCATGCTCTTGCCTGCTGTTCGCACACAGCTTCAACGGCGAGGAAATTACAACGATCGAAGGCATGGCTGACGAGCTTCGCCATCTCCATCCGCTTCAGGAAGAATTGGTCAAGGCGGGCGGTTGCCAGTGCGGATTCTGCATCCCTGGGATGCTCCTGGCCGCCAAGCAGGTGCTCGATCGCAACCCGGATCCGACAGAGGAGGAGATCCTGACTGGCCTCTCCGGAAACCTCTGTCGTTGCACGGGTTACTCAAAGATCATTGAAGCAGTACAGGAAGCAGGCCGCATCCTGCGGGATAGCCAAAGCGAGGTGGGCGCGAAGTAG
- a CDS encoding aminotransferase class I/II-fold pyridoxal phosphate-dependent enzyme, which yields MKNKKEYFQHPQTHVMIDAYDPHLSEGSVVPPVFRTSTFVFRNCAEGKRAFRLAYGLDPANPGEVSPLIYTRVNNPNAEIVEDRIIAWDKADSAALFSSGMGAISCLCFSFLRPGDSLLFADPVYGGTEFLFRHILPDFGVITKSYPADAKEDEIRAAAEGMKNLKLIFMETCANPTITLTDIRAARQVADSLDSEPLVVVDNTFMGPVFCQPLDLGADLVVYSATKFIGGHSDLVAGFILGPKDLITGTKATRTIFGASPDPETAWLIGRSMGTLHLRMQTQSTSAQKIVEFLESDPRVTSVRFPGHASMSEHQLRLYEEQCSGPGSLISFTVDGGEEDAFCVLDSLEIFHLAVSLGGIESLAEHPYTMTHAEMTHELKMEAGITPNLVRLSVGLEDTSDLIDDVRRGLDKMEALRKTKKIEKAGVS from the coding sequence ATGAAGAATAAGAAGGAATATTTCCAGCATCCCCAGACGCACGTGATGATCGATGCGTACGATCCTCATCTCAGCGAGGGCTCGGTTGTGCCCCCGGTTTTCCGGACCAGCACCTTCGTTTTCCGCAATTGTGCGGAAGGGAAGCGCGCATTCCGGCTGGCCTACGGTCTCGATCCTGCCAATCCCGGCGAGGTCTCGCCGCTGATCTACACGCGCGTGAACAATCCGAACGCGGAAATCGTCGAAGATCGCATCATCGCCTGGGATAAAGCTGACAGCGCGGCGCTGTTCTCCTCCGGCATGGGGGCGATCTCCTGCCTCTGCTTCAGTTTCCTGAGGCCGGGCGATTCCTTGCTCTTCGCGGACCCTGTCTATGGGGGGACGGAGTTCCTCTTCCGGCATATCCTGCCCGACTTCGGCGTGATCACGAAGAGCTATCCTGCGGATGCGAAAGAAGATGAAATTCGCGCGGCGGCGGAGGGGATGAAGAACCTGAAGCTGATCTTCATGGAAACGTGCGCGAACCCGACGATTACGCTCACGGATATCCGCGCTGCGCGGCAGGTGGCGGACAGTCTCGACAGCGAGCCGCTTGTCGTCGTCGATAACACATTCATGGGACCGGTATTCTGTCAGCCTCTCGACCTCGGAGCGGACCTGGTTGTGTACTCCGCCACGAAGTTCATCGGTGGGCATAGCGATCTCGTGGCGGGTTTCATTCTCGGGCCGAAGGACCTGATTACCGGGACAAAGGCGACTCGGACGATTTTCGGCGCGAGCCCGGATCCGGAGACCGCGTGGCTGATTGGGCGATCGATGGGGACGCTGCATTTGCGCATGCAGACGCAAAGTACTTCGGCGCAGAAGATCGTGGAGTTCCTCGAGTCCGATCCCCGCGTTACGAGCGTTCGATTCCCGGGGCACGCGTCGATGAGCGAACACCAACTGCGGCTCTATGAGGAGCAGTGCAGCGGTCCCGGCTCGTTAATCAGCTTCACCGTCGATGGCGGGGAAGAAGACGCTTTCTGCGTGCTCGATAGCCTCGAAATCTTCCACCTCGCCGTGAGCCTCGGCGGCATCGAATCATTGGCCGAGCATCCTTACACCATGACGCACGCAGAGATGACCCACGAGCTCAAGATGGAGGCAGGCATTACGCCGAATCTTGTCCGCCTGAGTGTTGGACTCGAGGATACGTCCGACCTGATCGACGATGTGCGTCGTGGTCTGGACAAGATGGAAGCGCTGCGGAAGACGAAGAAGATTGAGAAGGCCGGAGTGAGCTGA
- a CDS encoding MBL fold metallo-hydrolase, with protein sequence MTIKLKFWGAAQTTTGSMHVIEAGGHRIVLDCGLYQGRRKLAEQYNGEFPMPPNTVSGVILSHAHIDHCGNLPTFVREGYEGPIYCTHATGDLSRVLLMDSAHIQEKDAAFVSKIRKRKGQDPVEPLYTMEDAEAVLPHFVTIGYYREFCFARNFCGKFLEAGHILGSAITEMDIETDGRNKRLVFSGDLGRGGNSILRDTEIPSDADYLIMESTYGAREHEPTANLRAGLRDLVKRVADRKGKIIIPAFSVGRTQEIVYQLNNLFNDGELPSIPCFVDSPLSNNVTQVFRSHPECFNRKTKDIMQSDPNPFGFELLRYTENVEESKALNDFNEPCIIISASGMCEAGRILHHLRNSIEDPRNCVLIVGFQAEHTLGRRIVERREKVRIFGEEHPLRAEVAVMNGFSAHADKHELKDFAFRVKERGERLKKIFLVHGEVSQQEPLAAYLREHLNVEVHCPARGDEIELD encoded by the coding sequence ATGACCATTAAGCTGAAATTTTGGGGAGCCGCACAAACGACCACGGGATCCATGCACGTCATCGAAGCCGGTGGGCATCGAATCGTGTTGGATTGCGGACTGTACCAGGGGCGCCGTAAACTTGCCGAGCAATACAACGGCGAGTTCCCGATGCCACCGAATACGGTCAGCGGCGTGATTCTCTCCCACGCGCATATCGATCACTGCGGAAATCTCCCGACCTTTGTTCGCGAAGGTTACGAAGGTCCGATCTACTGCACTCACGCAACCGGCGATCTCTCGCGCGTGCTGCTGATGGACTCCGCGCACATTCAAGAGAAGGACGCCGCGTTCGTCAGCAAGATCCGCAAACGCAAGGGCCAGGATCCGGTCGAGCCCCTCTACACGATGGAAGACGCCGAAGCTGTGCTCCCCCACTTCGTGACTATTGGCTATTACCGCGAATTCTGCTTCGCGCGGAACTTCTGCGGCAAGTTCCTTGAAGCTGGCCACATTCTGGGCTCGGCCATTACTGAAATGGATATCGAAACAGACGGTCGCAACAAGCGCCTCGTCTTCAGTGGCGATCTCGGCCGTGGTGGAAACTCGATCCTGCGCGATACGGAGATTCCGAGCGACGCCGACTACCTCATCATGGAGTCGACGTACGGCGCTCGCGAGCACGAACCGACTGCTAATCTGCGCGCCGGGCTGCGCGATCTGGTCAAGCGCGTCGCCGATCGCAAAGGCAAGATCATCATCCCGGCGTTCAGCGTTGGCAGAACCCAGGAGATTGTTTATCAGCTCAACAATCTGTTCAATGACGGGGAACTGCCAAGCATCCCGTGCTTCGTCGACAGCCCCCTCTCGAACAACGTCACGCAGGTGTTCCGTTCGCATCCCGAGTGCTTCAATCGTAAGACTAAGGACATCATGCAGAGCGACCCGAACCCCTTCGGCTTCGAGCTGCTGCGCTACACGGAGAATGTTGAAGAGAGCAAGGCACTGAACGACTTCAACGAGCCCTGTATCATTATCTCTGCATCGGGAATGTGCGAAGCGGGCCGGATCCTCCACCACTTGCGGAACTCGATCGAGGATCCAAGGAACTGCGTCTTGATCGTTGGCTTCCAGGCGGAACATACGCTCGGCCGCCGGATCGTCGAGCGGCGCGAGAAGGTCCGCATCTTTGGCGAGGAGCATCCCCTCCGCGCTGAAGTAGCCGTGATGAACGGATTCTCCGCGCACGCCGACAAGCACGAGTTGAAGGATTTCGCCTTCCGCGTGAAAGAGCGCGGCGAGCGCCTGAAGAAGATCTTCCTGGTCCACGGCGAAGTCAGCCAGCAGGAACCCCTCGCGGCCTACTTGCGCGAACACCTCAACGTCGAGGTCCATTGCCCGGCTCGGGGGGACGAGATCGAACTCGATTAA
- a CDS encoding D-alanine--D-alanine ligase: MSEAPRKVVLMCGGPSAEYVVSLTSARAAAHALDRHRYRVRVACIDEDGNWIFPEEEWTGETPPSRIEKLFDLLDMPELCPVGYLTRRSPAEGLGRLQQWRPDVILPIMHGAYGEDGKLQGMLEFLGFPYLGSGVLASSLAMDKRRTKDFLGAHGIRVGRHMTMTASSTPAHRDDQIEAAGNLLGWPLVVKPNAGGSSLAAGLANNTDELRGLVNRAFEHDSEVLVEELIRGREVTCAVLDLAESFGGRLVCPPTEIRPKSSAFFDFDAKYRPGATEEITPADLPDEILNRIYTMAEKSHDLLGCHTMSRTDMIVREDGQPVYLETNTIPGLTPTSLLPQGAAALGINMTTLLTGMIEGTFERLIEAKARRGEL; encoded by the coding sequence ATGTCCGAAGCGCCGAGAAAAGTCGTCCTGATGTGTGGCGGTCCGTCCGCCGAGTACGTCGTTTCCCTGACCTCTGCCCGTGCCGCTGCCCATGCGCTGGATCGGCACCGGTATCGCGTGCGCGTTGCTTGCATCGACGAGGATGGCAACTGGATCTTCCCGGAAGAGGAATGGACAGGCGAAACGCCTCCCTCGCGCATCGAGAAGCTCTTCGACTTGCTCGACATGCCGGAGCTCTGCCCCGTCGGGTACCTGACGCGGCGCTCCCCTGCCGAAGGCCTGGGGCGCCTCCAGCAATGGCGCCCGGATGTCATTCTCCCCATCATGCACGGCGCCTATGGTGAAGACGGCAAGCTGCAGGGCATGCTCGAATTCCTGGGATTCCCGTACCTCGGATCGGGCGTCCTGGCGAGTTCCCTCGCGATGGATAAGCGGCGGACGAAGGACTTCCTCGGCGCCCATGGCATTCGTGTCGGCCGACACATGACAATGACCGCCTCCAGCACCCCCGCACACCGCGACGACCAGATCGAAGCCGCGGGCAATTTGCTTGGCTGGCCCCTGGTTGTGAAACCGAACGCGGGAGGCAGCAGCCTCGCCGCGGGCCTCGCGAACAACACGGATGAACTTAGGGGACTGGTAAATCGCGCTTTCGAACACGACAGCGAGGTTCTGGTTGAAGAACTGATCCGCGGCCGCGAAGTCACCTGCGCCGTGCTCGACCTGGCGGAGAGTTTCGGCGGTCGGCTCGTTTGCCCGCCGACGGAGATTCGTCCCAAGTCTTCGGCCTTCTTTGATTTCGATGCGAAGTACCGGCCCGGGGCGACGGAAGAGATCACGCCCGCCGACCTGCCGGACGAGATTCTGAACCGCATCTACACAATGGCCGAGAAGTCCCACGATCTGCTCGGGTGCCACACGATGTCGCGCACCGACATGATCGTCCGCGAAGACGGCCAGCCCGTTTACCTCGAGACCAACACCATCCCGGGCCTCACGCCGACCTCACTCTTGCCCCAAGGCGCCGCCGCCCTCGGCATCAACATGACCACGCTCCTGACCGGCATGATCGAAGGCACCTTCGAACGCCTGATCGAAGCGAAGGCCCGTCGCGGAGAGTTGTAG